In the Treponema sp. J25 genome, one interval contains:
- the grpE gene encoding nucleotide exchange factor GrpE, translating into MSKQHHHEQRTEEQREQNFSSGEKKTEQGSPQEQKKEEGSHGGETTSAQTPEGLQQEEGKGSSSAEEEEDLKAKVASLQAEVEALRDQYLRKVADFENFRKRMQREKQEAIEFANQSLLLDLIPVIDDFERAIRSSEASRDYGTLHEGISMIEKSLISMLENKWGLKRFESRGEPFDPNRHEAIMIEEDPTIPEPVVGEDLIKGYLLKDRIIRTAKVKVLMPKASNQGAGTATPNGAMAQNAAGTPSMGSL; encoded by the coding sequence ATGTCAAAGCAGCACCATCACGAGCAAAGAACAGAAGAACAGAGGGAGCAGAATTTTTCCTCGGGCGAAAAGAAAACTGAACAGGGCTCCCCTCAGGAGCAAAAAAAAGAAGAGGGTTCCCATGGGGGGGAAACTACTTCTGCCCAAACCCCTGAGGGTCTGCAACAAGAAGAAGGGAAAGGATCTTCCTCCGCAGAAGAAGAAGAGGACCTCAAGGCAAAAGTTGCTTCCCTTCAGGCTGAAGTAGAGGCCCTCCGGGACCAGTATCTCCGCAAAGTGGCGGACTTTGAAAATTTCAGGAAACGGATGCAACGGGAAAAACAGGAGGCCATCGAATTTGCGAATCAGAGTCTCCTGTTGGATCTTATCCCCGTCATTGATGACTTTGAACGGGCGATTCGTTCCAGCGAGGCTTCCCGGGATTATGGTACCCTCCACGAAGGGATCAGCATGATCGAAAAAAGTCTAATTTCCATGCTGGAAAATAAATGGGGGCTAAAACGCTTTGAATCCCGGGGAGAGCCCTTCGATCCCAATCGGCATGAGGCCATAATGATAGAAGAGGATCCCACCATTCCTGAGCCGGTGGTGGGAGAGGATCTTATCAAGGGATATCTCCTTAAGGACCGGATAATCCGGACGGCAAAAGTAAAGGTCCTCATGCCAAAGGCGTCCAATCAAGGTGCTGGGACAGCCACCCCGAATGGGGCGATGGCCCAGAATGCAGCGGGAACCCCGTCGATGGGTTCCCTATAA
- a CDS encoding fused response regulator/phosphatase, whose translation MLDTVYPVLIVDDSAVNRSYLHYILDEEGYRVIEASSGETCLAVAEKERPLLILLDVIMGGIDGFETLKRLKAAPSLAGIPVIMLTSLDDEDSKLRAFELGAVDYIVKSARPAEIKARVRVHIRLSMANQELLQSKIESMRQIKEAQHALLIQPADFPEAHFAVYYQSLHEVGGDFYDVIRVADDIYLYVMVDVAGHEVGTSFITPAVKVLLKQFSTPTYTMEETFSYMGNILAQTVCQDTYLTAAALRVNRRSLKATYLTAGHPPILHLASQKGGSGGNGRLLQTDNPPIAMLEGVQYRSETIDIASGDRFILCTDGLLEVKSPETHKTMAWVEGMKYLQAAENMIRDVPLDEVPSVLVHEFARGGQYMDDVAVICVEI comes from the coding sequence ATGCTTGATACGGTATACCCTGTGTTGATTGTGGACGATTCGGCGGTAAACCGGAGTTACTTGCACTATATCCTGGACGAAGAGGGCTATAGGGTTATAGAAGCTTCGAGCGGAGAGACCTGTCTTGCCGTAGCAGAAAAAGAACGGCCCCTTTTAATTCTTTTGGATGTAATAATGGGAGGCATTGATGGCTTTGAAACCCTAAAACGCCTTAAGGCCGCCCCTTCTCTGGCGGGAATCCCGGTGATTATGCTCACCAGCCTGGATGATGAGGACTCAAAACTCAGGGCCTTTGAATTAGGGGCGGTGGATTATATTGTGAAATCCGCCAGACCAGCGGAAATAAAGGCCCGGGTTCGGGTCCACATTCGGCTGAGTATGGCAAATCAGGAGCTTCTTCAGAGTAAAATAGAAAGCATGCGGCAAATCAAGGAAGCCCAGCACGCCCTATTAATTCAGCCGGCCGACTTCCCTGAGGCGCACTTTGCGGTCTACTATCAATCCCTGCATGAGGTGGGGGGAGACTTTTACGATGTGATTCGAGTAGCAGACGATATTTACCTCTACGTCATGGTGGATGTGGCAGGCCATGAGGTGGGGACCAGTTTTATTACCCCCGCGGTAAAGGTCCTCCTAAAGCAGTTTTCTACTCCTACGTACACGATGGAAGAAACCTTTAGCTACATGGGAAATATCCTTGCCCAGACGGTTTGCCAGGACACCTACCTTACGGCCGCGGCCCTGCGGGTGAATCGTCGTTCTTTGAAAGCCACGTACCTTACCGCCGGACACCCTCCGATTCTTCATCTCGCTTCGCAAAAAGGGGGCTCCGGAGGGAACGGGCGGTTACTTCAAACAGATAATCCACCTATCGCGATGCTGGAGGGGGTGCAGTATCGGAGCGAAACCATTGATATTGCCTCAGGGGACCGCTTTATCCTCTGTACCGATGGCCTTTTGGAAGTGAAAAGCCCTGAAACCCATAAGACCATGGCCTGGGTAGAGGGAATGAAGTATTTACAGGCGGCGGAAAACATGATTCGAGATGTTCCCTTGGATGAAGTTCCTTCGGTGCTCGTCCATGAATTTGCCAGAGGAGGGCAATATATGGACGATGTGGCGGTTATCTGTGTAGAAATATAG
- a CDS encoding head GIN domain-containing protein, with translation MKKVIAYGLLLVGLITVGSTFYGLTRRSPSQKGGTLQLPSFLSVQNERELSGEIVEVRKELSPFSQVSIPGAGRVVFRKGDAWAVTIRADKNVIDSLDTRVEGRTLVLGQQKNFLFLKNAPIEYSITIADHLEKISIAGMADVRGDSTLEGPSFLLELAGSGTVSLPVNVEELQLKVLGSGTVEISGTVEKLEYQLLGRGTLKAHNLTGKEGNISVLGAGNSDLGVFEELDITIAGSGTITYSGNPRIKSRIPGTGTIRSR, from the coding sequence ATGAAAAAGGTTATTGCCTATGGGTTACTCCTTGTGGGGCTTATCACGGTGGGGAGCACCTTTTATGGGCTTACTCGAAGGAGCCCCTCTCAAAAAGGGGGGACGCTGCAATTGCCTTCATTTCTTTCGGTGCAGAATGAACGGGAGCTTTCGGGCGAAATAGTGGAAGTACGAAAGGAACTTTCCCCTTTTTCGCAGGTGAGCATCCCCGGCGCCGGCCGGGTAGTGTTTCGAAAAGGCGATGCCTGGGCCGTCACCATCCGGGCAGATAAAAACGTCATAGATTCCCTTGATACACGGGTAGAAGGGCGTACCCTGGTGCTGGGACAACAAAAGAATTTTCTATTTTTAAAAAATGCGCCTATCGAATATTCTATAACAATCGCCGACCACCTTGAAAAAATTTCGATTGCGGGGATGGCAGACGTACGGGGGGATTCGACGCTTGAAGGACCGTCCTTTCTGTTAGAGCTTGCCGGTTCAGGCACGGTGTCGTTACCAGTCAACGTAGAAGAGCTTCAGCTAAAGGTATTAGGGTCGGGAACGGTGGAAATTTCCGGTACCGTAGAAAAACTGGAGTATCAACTGTTGGGACGCGGTACCCTGAAGGCCCATAACTTGACCGGAAAAGAGGGGAATATCTCCGTATTGGGGGCGGGTAACTCGGACCTCGGTGTTTTTGAAGAATTGGATATCACCATTGCCGGTTCCGGGACCATTACCTACAGCGGTAATCCCCGGATTAAGAGCCGTATCCCCGGAACTGGCACCATTCGATCCCGATGA
- the dnaK gene encoding molecular chaperone DnaK — protein sequence MGKIIGIDLGTTNSCVAVLEGGEPVVIQNSEGGRTTPSIVGFTSKGERIVGQPAKNQMITNPENTIYSIKRFMGRRYSEVTNEIKLVPYKVVEHGDDVRVDIQGKLYSPQEISAFILQKMKKTAEDYLGEPVTEAVITVPAYFNDAQRQATKDAGRIAGLDVKRIINEPTAAALAFGFNKDQKKEKTIAVYDLGGGTFDISILELGEGVFEVKSTNGDTHLGGDDFDRRIMEWLIEEFKKDTGIDLSKDRMALQRIREAAEKAKIELSAVQQTEINLPFITADQNGPKHLQKTLTRAKFEQMVDDLLERTKEPCRKALADAGLTVDQIDEVILVGGSTRIPAVQRIVKELFNKEPNKGVNPDEAVAIGAAIQGGILGGDVKDVLLLDVTPLSLGIETLGGVMTKLIPRNTTIPTRKSQIFSTAADGQTAVSIHVLQGEREMASQNRTLGRFDLVGIPPAPRGVPQIEVTFDIDANGIVHVSAKDLGTGKEQKIRIESSSGLSEAEIERMIKEAEAHAEEDRRERERAEARNEADTLIYTTEKTLRELGDKVNASDKARIEEAIADLKKAMEGTDTATIKAKTEALKQASYKIAEEMYKHASPQGATGQDYSGYSQSGGSSSKGAEDVDYEVVDDDKK from the coding sequence ATGGGAAAAATAATCGGTATTGACTTAGGAACCACCAACTCTTGTGTAGCGGTTCTGGAAGGGGGAGAACCGGTAGTCATTCAGAACTCGGAGGGAGGACGTACAACCCCCTCGATCGTGGGTTTTACCAGTAAGGGAGAGCGCATCGTTGGTCAGCCCGCCAAGAACCAGATGATTACCAACCCCGAAAATACGATTTACTCCATTAAACGTTTTATGGGGCGTCGGTATTCGGAAGTAACTAACGAAATTAAACTGGTTCCCTACAAAGTGGTGGAACATGGGGATGATGTGCGGGTCGATATTCAGGGCAAGCTTTATTCCCCCCAGGAAATTTCGGCCTTCATTCTCCAAAAAATGAAGAAAACCGCGGAAGACTATCTGGGCGAACCAGTCACTGAAGCGGTTATCACGGTTCCTGCCTACTTTAACGATGCCCAGCGACAGGCAACCAAAGATGCGGGCCGTATCGCAGGGCTCGACGTCAAACGGATTATTAATGAGCCCACCGCTGCAGCCTTAGCCTTCGGTTTTAACAAGGACCAGAAAAAAGAAAAGACCATCGCGGTATATGACCTGGGTGGAGGAACCTTCGATATTTCCATTCTGGAGCTGGGCGAAGGGGTATTCGAAGTTAAGTCCACTAACGGCGATACCCACCTCGGTGGGGATGACTTTGACCGCCGCATCATGGAATGGCTCATTGAAGAATTTAAGAAGGATACCGGCATCGACCTCAGCAAGGACCGCATGGCCCTGCAACGGATCCGGGAGGCCGCTGAAAAGGCCAAGATAGAACTTTCGGCGGTACAGCAGACCGAAATCAATCTCCCCTTTATCACGGCCGATCAGAATGGGCCAAAGCACCTCCAAAAGACCCTGACCCGGGCCAAGTTCGAGCAGATGGTCGATGACCTTCTTGAACGAACCAAGGAACCCTGCCGAAAGGCGTTGGCCGATGCGGGACTTACGGTAGATCAGATTGATGAGGTGATCCTGGTCGGTGGTTCTACCCGCATCCCCGCGGTTCAAAGAATAGTTAAGGAACTCTTTAACAAAGAACCCAATAAGGGAGTAAACCCTGACGAAGCAGTAGCCATCGGCGCAGCTATTCAGGGAGGCATCCTGGGTGGTGACGTAAAGGACGTGCTTCTGTTGGACGTTACCCCCCTCTCGCTGGGTATCGAGACCCTGGGTGGCGTGATGACCAAGCTCATCCCGCGCAATACGACCATTCCCACCCGGAAGAGCCAGATTTTCTCCACCGCCGCCGACGGCCAGACCGCCGTTTCTATCCATGTTCTTCAGGGCGAACGGGAAATGGCAAGCCAGAACCGTACCCTGGGACGGTTCGACCTGGTAGGTATTCCGCCGGCACCGCGGGGGGTACCACAGATCGAGGTTACCTTTGACATTGACGCCAACGGTATTGTCCATGTCTCCGCAAAGGATCTAGGAACCGGTAAAGAGCAAAAGATCCGTATCGAAAGCTCCTCAGGTCTCTCGGAAGCCGAAATTGAACGGATGATAAAAGAAGCGGAAGCCCATGCGGAAGAGGACCGGCGGGAGCGAGAACGAGCAGAAGCCCGGAACGAAGCGGATACGCTCATTTATACCACCGAGAAAACCCTCCGCGAACTCGGAGACAAGGTGAATGCCTCCGATAAGGCAAGGATTGAAGAGGCTATTGCGGACCTGAAGAAGGCCATGGAAGGCACCGATACGGCCACTATAAAGGCAAAAACCGAGGCCCTGAAGCAAGCGTCGTATAAGATTGCGGAGGAAATGTATAAGCACGCCAGTCCTCAGGGAGCAACGGGACAGGATTATTCCGGTTATTCCCAGAGTGGTGGTTCCTCCAGTAAAGGGGCCGAAGACGTGGACTACGAAGTAGTAGACGACGATAAAAAATAA
- the dnaJ gene encoding molecular chaperone DnaJ — MAKRDYYEVLGLQRGASKDEIKKAYRRLAVQYHPDKNPGNKEAEEKFKEATEAYEVLSDDQKRAAYDQFGFAGVEGMGGGQQDFSSAFRDFEDIFGDFSGIFDTFFGGGTRRSSRTTSGVRQGSNLRYDVEIPFQDAVFGTKVEIQYSRNDTCPACHGTGSAGGAGRRVCPSCAGSGQIRRSQGFFSIASPCPTCGGEGYVIEHPCKECNGLGTQKKRQKIMVTIPPGIEDGKRIVIPHQGDVGPNGGPPGDLYVFIHIKPHEYFERDGLDLYCAIPISITQATLGSEIYVTTLEGKKIKVKIPAGIQHGKMLRIKEEGIPSGGRRGDLYIKLYIEIPTKLSKRGRELLEELARIEGENSNPNPIPLSQIRDRS, encoded by the coding sequence GTGGCAAAACGGGATTACTATGAAGTCTTAGGCCTTCAACGGGGAGCCTCAAAGGATGAAATCAAGAAGGCCTACCGCCGCCTGGCGGTGCAGTACCACCCGGACAAAAATCCGGGGAATAAAGAGGCGGAAGAAAAATTCAAAGAAGCCACCGAAGCGTATGAGGTGCTTTCCGACGACCAGAAGCGGGCGGCCTATGACCAATTTGGCTTTGCTGGCGTAGAAGGAATGGGCGGGGGACAGCAAGACTTCTCGTCGGCGTTCCGTGATTTTGAAGACATCTTTGGAGATTTCTCTGGTATCTTTGATACCTTCTTTGGGGGTGGGACTCGCCGTTCATCCCGCACCACGAGCGGGGTCCGGCAGGGTTCTAACCTTCGGTACGACGTAGAAATCCCCTTCCAGGATGCGGTATTCGGCACAAAAGTAGAAATCCAGTATTCCCGTAACGATACCTGTCCAGCCTGCCATGGAACCGGTTCTGCCGGGGGGGCGGGTCGGCGGGTATGTCCTAGCTGCGCCGGTTCTGGCCAGATCCGGCGCAGCCAGGGGTTCTTCTCCATCGCATCCCCCTGTCCCACCTGCGGTGGGGAGGGGTATGTGATTGAGCACCCCTGTAAGGAATGTAACGGCCTGGGAACCCAGAAAAAACGGCAAAAGATCATGGTTACCATCCCTCCCGGGATCGAAGATGGGAAACGAATCGTTATCCCCCATCAGGGAGATGTAGGGCCGAACGGTGGACCACCGGGGGATCTTTACGTCTTTATCCATATCAAACCCCATGAATATTTTGAACGGGATGGGCTCGATTTGTATTGTGCCATACCTATTTCCATTACCCAGGCCACCCTCGGGTCGGAAATCTATGTTACTACCCTGGAAGGGAAAAAGATCAAGGTAAAAATTCCTGCGGGAATCCAGCATGGAAAGATGCTCCGGATAAAAGAGGAAGGTATCCCCAGCGGTGGCCGGCGAGGAGATTTGTATATTAAACTCTATATTGAAATACCTACAAAACTTTCTAAACGGGGCCGGGAACTCCTCGAAGAACTGGCCCGTATAGAAGGGGAAAACAGCAATCCTAATCCTATTCCCCTTTCCCAGATTCGGGATCGGTCCTAA